The Chryseobacterium indologenes genomic sequence AAAGGGAATGGTGCACTCCATTTAACTATGAAAAACTTCCTTTGATCCGTTTTGTATGGATCAAGGGGGAAGACGTTTCCGATATGCTGTTTGCGTTCCACCATTGTTTATGCGATGGTGGTTCTGCTATGGCTTTCCTGTATGAATTCCTGCAGGTATTAGACAATCCTTCTGCTGATATCGGCATTGAAAAACCTATTCTGGGTATTCAAGATGTGGTTCCGGCCAACATTCTCAACAGCAGGAGACAAAAACTGAAAGCCCGGTTTATCGGCCGCCTTGCCGCCACGGTGATCAAATACATTCCTGTGGGTAAAAAAGCCGTTGACAGGCAAAACGATTACCTGATGCACTGGAAATTCGATGAAAGGGAAAGCCAGGAAGTGATTGCTTACTGCAAATCCAATCAGATTACGGTTAATACCTTTTTATCCGTGGCGATCCTTCAGGCATTTAAAAAAGTAAAAGGTACCGCTGCTTTTAATAAAGTTTCGTGTCCTGTAGATATCCGCCGATTTGCCACCCAGATTAAGAATGATCATATTTTCGCTTTTGGGCTGATGATCGTTGTTTCTGCGAATGATAAAATCGGTTTCCTGGAAAATGTGCGTTCCATGCAGGAATCGGTAGAACGTAAAACCTCCAGACTTGATCCTTACACCACCATGATGGTGATGGAATCGGGACATGATGCACTGAACAGCTTTACGAGACTGCTAAAGAACGGAAAATCATCCAACGACTGTATGTTTTCCAATCTGGGGCGTATCCAGATACCGCATCAGTACAAAGAATTTACGGTGGATACCATCTTCAGTCCTTCTGTGATTGGTCCGCTGGGGAATACGACTACGCTTGTTGTTTCCACCTATCGTGGCGAGATGGATTTTTCCTTTGTCGGAAGTGAAGGTTACTTACCTCACGCTGAAGCATTGGCAATCCGCGATGAGATTATAAAAACGGTTCATCAGCAAATCGAAAATCTAGTGGTATCATGATGAAAAGAAGATTAATGATGGTGGAAAGAATCATGTATGTAGATTCTAAAACGCCTTTAAATGTTATATTTACAGCCCGCATTTCGGGACAGCTTCCGGAGGAAAATTTCAGGCTGGCATTAGATAAAATTCAGCAGAAACATGCCTTACTAAGGGTATCTATTGATGAGAAAACCGGGCAATATCCTTTTTTATCGAACAACAGGACATCAGTTCCATCCCGGTCCGTATCACACAACGGGAAACGGAAAGTGACTGGCTGTATGAATCGGAAACGGAATGGTTCCGTTTGTTTGATGATGATAAAAAGCCTTTGGCCCGACTGGTATGGGTTAAAGGGAAAGAAACTTCTGAAATCCTTTGGGTGATGCCGCACTGTATTTCGGACGGAACAACGGGTGTAACCCTGATGCGGGAACTTCTCCAGCTGCTGGATAATCCTGATGCTGAACTGCTTCCCTATGAACCGTTTGAATCGGCAGATGATTTTCTGCCTTCGGATTTTAATGCGCGTACCAGAAAATTCAAAGCCCGACTTTACCTGTTGTTTGCCCGTTTTTTCTTTATGCTGCAATCGAAAAGCAAAAAAAGAAACCTCGGGAAAAACTACGCCCTTCACCGCAAGCTGGATCCTCAAACTACCGCGCAGATTACCGAAAAATGTAAGGCCAACGGAATTTCCGTCCATGCCTTGCTGTGTGCTGCCTTTATGCAGGCCTTCCGTGATGTACAGGGTGAAAAAGCGAAAGGAAAAGTGATCAGCCCGGTAGATGTGCGCCACTTTATCCCTGAGATCAAGCAGGATCATTTGTTTGCGTTTGCGCCGACTGTGGAATTGTCTATTAAGAAAGGAAATCACAGTGTGATGGACAACGCCAAAGAAATTAAGAAAGATCTTTTTGAAAAGATCAATAAAATGGAAGCCCGTGAGCTTCTATGGATGGGTGAACAGATGCACCCGATCGTAGAACGCATGATTTCCCTGTTGAAATCAAGTAACGGCGGACATGATGTGACTTTATCCAATATGGGTAAAATCGATATCCGAGGCAACTATCAGCATTTTAAACTCGAGACGATTATCAGTCCCACAGTTGCATTCCCATGGCTGAACTCCAACACTCTTGTGACCAGCACTTACAACCGACAAATGGATTTCACCTTTATGTCCAATGAACACTTCCTTTCGAAAGAGGAAGCTATGAAAATAAAAGATAAAGCCCTTGAGCTCTTGACCACCTCTGTATGAAACTGAAATTTAAGCCGAAGCCGCCCAAAAAACTCAAGAAAACCACCCTCAGACGCTTTTTATTAAAGCGGATGATCTACTATGTCCTTCCGAATGTATTCTTTAACTTTATTATTGCGTATGCCAGTTTTAAAGAATTGGGCTACACCCATTTTTTCTCAGGAGAACAAAACCTGGCTCGTCTTACTTTACCGATGGCCATCTTCCTTCCCGTTGTTCTCACCATTGACATTATCAAAAGAGTCACAGACGCGGCCGGACAAGGCGCCATCGAGTTCACGGTAGATGAGCAGCTGAATATTAAAAAACTAATGACCAAGCTGAGTATTCTGCATGGTTTGATTACAGGATCTCTTGTTCTTTCTCTATTGTTTTTTGCTCAGTATAATTTCTCAAAGGAGTATAAACTGGATGCTACGGCAATGGCCGTGGTGGTCGGGATGCTGGCTGGGATTTTGTCTGTGGTGTTTGTGTATCTGCCGGTGTGGAGATTGAGGAGGTGGATGTGTAGGAGAGCAATTACAACTGTTTTAGATATTAACTAATAACAATGTTCTATTATACCATAAAACCTGAGTGTTAAGCATTCAGGTTTTTGTTTTTATAATAATATCAATTTACGGGTTTCCGTATAAATTCCTGTACCATTTTTCATTTTTTTACACTTTAAATAAATGAAAAAATATAGAAATCCTAAATAATTATGATTAATTCAATTACACTGAAAGCTATTGCTACTTATGATCCTTTAGATGGAGCTATAATTGATAATTTAAAGAGAGTAAATTTTTTATATGGAACTAATGGTTGCGGAAAAACAACCTTATCAAATTTTTTACAAGAGCCAGACAACACCAAATTTATTAATTGTAAAATTTCTTGGAGAGATAATCAAAAAATTAAAACTCTAGTATATAATAAAACTTTCCGAGAACACAATTTTGGAAAAGGTAAAATAAATGGAATATTTACTTTAGGACAGGCAACTACTGATGAAATAAAAGTAATAGAAGAAAAAACAGAACAATTAAAAAAGCTAAAAGAAGACGGTACAAAAATATATGAAACTCTAAATAGTCAAACTGGAAAAAAAATAAAAATTGAAAAAGAATTCACTGATTATTGTTGGAAAAAAATATACAAGAAGTATGAAAGAAACTTCAAAGGAGCTTTTGTTGGCTCAATGAAGTCGGGAGAATTATTTAAGGAAAGAGTATTAAAAGAGTTTTCAAATAACAAAGCCAAGTTGGAAAATATAGAATTGTTAACGGAGAAAGCAAATACCATATTTGGAGACACTCCACAAACAATCCTACCAATAAAGAATTCTAACTATACTAATATTTTATCTATAGAAAACAACTCTATATGGACTAAAATAATTGTAGGAAAAGCAAATGTTGATATTGCTGCACTAATTCAGAAGTTGAACATTAATGATTGGGTAAATGAAGGAAGAAATTATATACAAAAAGATGAACAGTGTCCTTTTTGTCAACAACCAACAATTACAGAAACGTTTAAAATTCAATTAGAAAGTTTTTTCGATGACACTTATCTAAATGATTTAAAGAAAATAAAAGAGTTGAAACAAGAATATAATATCAATAATCAAAATATTATTAATGAATTAAATACTATTGAAATAGATCATAAAAATTTAAAAACCTCAAAACTAGATATAAATAAATTTTCTGCATATCTCAAAACATTAATAAGCCAGAATACAACAAATAACGAGCTTTTAAATAATAAAATCAAAGAACCAAGTCGAAAAATAGAACTTATTTCACTAAAAGAGCAATTAGATTTAATAAAAGAATTAATTGATAATGCAAATACCGAAATCCAAAAGCATAATAAAATTGTAGAAAATTATAATTCTGAAAAAGATAATTTAATTCAAGAAATATGGAAATATTTGATTGAAGAATCTATAGATGATTTGATAAAATATAATTCAGACATTAATGGAATAGATAAAGGTATACTGGCTCTACAAACAAAACTAGATTCCAAACTAGGTGAATACAACACATTAAAAAATGAAATTATTGATCTAAGTAAAAATGTTACTAGCATTAAACCCACAGTTGATGAAATAAATAGACTTTTAAAGGCTTATGGATTTTTAAATTTTAAAATTGTACCAGCAACTGAAGATGGCTTTTATCAAATACAAAGAGAAAATGGTGAAATAGCAGAAACCACATTAAGCGAGGGTGAAATAACCTTTCTTACTTTTCTATATTACCTACAACTTGCCAAAGGTGGACATAATGAAAATACAATCAATGATGAGCGTATTTTGGTAATCGATGATCCAATATCAAGCCTAGACAGCAACATTTTATTTGTAGTTAGCAGCTTAATTAAAGAAATATTAAAAGAAGTAAGGAATGGTATTGGAAATATAAAACAAGTTATTATTTTAACACATAATATTTACTTTCATAAGGAGGCATCATTTGAAGGAATTAATAGAGGCAAAGGAGAGAAAAATCAATATTACATCTTAAGAAAAATTAATTCTATCACTAAAGTTTATTCGTACTCAGATATAAACCCAATTACTTCATCATATGAACTTTTATGGAATGAAATAAAGGATTATCAAAAAAATTCAGGTATTACCGTTCAAAATGCAATGAGAAGGGTTATAGAAAATTACTTTAGTATTTTAGGGAATAAAAGAGATGAAACTCTATTGTCAAAATTTTTTAATCCCCAAGAAAAGGAAATTTTTAGATCGTTGTTAAGTTGGATTAATGAAGGATCACATACTTTACCAGATGATTTATACGTTGAGCTACCTGATCAATCGATAGAAACATATTTGAAAGTATTTAAAGAAATATTTATTCATACACATAATATAGGGCATTATAATATGATGATGGGGGTTGAAGAGCAACAAGCAATATTGGTAGATAAGGATTAGATTAACTTATTCTAAAAGAAACTTTACAAATAAAAATTAATTAGATAATATGTAGCATAATAATTAAATGACCTCCAAAAAAATAAGAGACTAACTTTTTTAGTCTCTTTATTTTTATAATGTAATTATCCCTTCTCAATCAACCTCTCCAGCCTCACCATCATCTCATCCTTCTCCTTCAGCATCCTTTCATAAAGAGCAATTTTCTCATCATGCAACTGAACTATTTTTTCAATAGGATGAAAATTAATTGTTCCATAATTGAATGAGTTACTGAAAGCGTGTTCCCCAAAAGTATTAGAAATAATATTCACCGCCTGCTCCTCATCAAAATTCCGAAACGCTTCCACCGGAATTTTCAATACTTCAGAAATTCTTTTCAGTAAAGGGTCTTCAATAATTTCTTTCTGTTCCAGCAGAGAAACTTTCTTCTGGTTCCAGTCGTCCCCAAGGTCAAGAGCCAATGCTTCCTGCTTGATGCCCAGCATTTCCCTGAATCGTTTTACATTGCGTCCCTGATGTATTTTATGTTCCATGATAAATCAACATTTATGAGGTTTAAATATAGAAAAATATTTAGAAAAGTGATCTCTAAAAAACGGCATAATTAAGATTTATATTCCTTTTATTGCCTGCATTCACGCTATCTTCTTCATTTTCCATTTTATATAATCTTTTTTTCACTAGAAACTCAAAAAAAACAAACCTCATCACCCAATTTTCACAATCTGCTTAATGCTCCCTAAAAAAGTGATAATGTTCTCATTTTTCAAATCTAATACTCATTATATTTGGAAATATCAACCAAAAAAACACATTTTATGGCACTAGACAATTTAATCAGCCTAAGTTTTTCTAAAAGTGATTTAGAAATTATTGACAAGGCTATTCAGGACATCCAGACTGTCCTTGTAGGAAAAACCATCAACCTTACTCCAGACCAGAGACAACAGTACGGGAGAATTGCAGAGCAGAACAAGCTTTTCGTAAACAAAGCCAAAAGCTATATGGAGCAGTACGCACAGCATGTTCCGGGATTTCTGGACAAAGCAGAATTCGACAGGGATTATATCGCCAGAGAGCAGGTAGAACAACGGTTACAACTATTAGATTCCATCACAGAGCAGCTGTCTGATACCAAAGTATTATTAGATCATGACAACTACCACAATGCCATCAGTTTTTACAGAAATATCAGATTTCTTTCTGAAGAAAATGTTCCGGGAACCAATGTTGTCTATGAAGATATGAAACAGTTTTTTATAATTCCACAGCAACCTCAATCCCCTCCTCCACCAGCCTCTAATAATGATAATCCCTAAGCATAATACTGAAATAACAGTTATATTACAAAGCACGTTTTCGCGTGCTTTTTTCATGAAATTCCCCCTATAGCCCATCCATAAGTCCATCTAAGTATTTGCACAAGGGCCTACAGCCACTTAAACAACGGTCTACAGCCCTTTCACAAGTCCCAACAGCCGGTTATGCAACCCGAGATACCCCCCTTAGGTAAGGGGGTATCGCCACTTCCCCAAGGGGCTAAAGACTCTTCCAAAGTGCCTAGAGATGGGTATTGAAATACCTGGAGACCCTTTGGAAGGGGCTACGCCTCTTTTAATAGCTGTTTTTTATCAGATTTTACGCTTTCCCGTAATTATGAATTGATATTTTTTCTTATCATTGCCGTTATAACAATAACTATGGGAGCAATAAATCTTAACAGAGTCTTTTCAGAAGGCTTTTTCAGAATACCGGACTACCAGAGAGGCTACTCCTGGAATGATAAACAGTTGAGTGAATTATGGGATGATATAGACGAAATTCAGGAAGAAAGGGGCGAACTTAAAAAACATTACACAGGAACCATCTTCCTCGAAAAAACAAAAGCCAATGATGCTGAAAAATGGATCAGCGATGATATCTTCTATGTGGTGGACGGGCAACAAAGACTGACAACCTTGAGTATCCTTCTTTTTGTACTGATAGAATCTTCAGACAAAGGATATGCTGATAAAAGAAAGGAATTTTGGGTAGAACAATTTCTGTATCAGGAGAACCAGTCGGGGAATAGTAAAGTGTATAAATTTGGTTATCAGGAATCTGATAAAAACTACAAATTCTTATATCAGAATATCTTTGAGGACAAGAATGAGCTATCAGACAGTTCGGTAATTAATCTGTATGCAAAAAACCTACTGGCTGCCAAAAATTTTTCCATGATAAAATTAAGAATCTTAGCTATGAAGAAAGAGATCTTATTTTCAGAAAAGTAACAGGTTCCTTATTGTTTGATATCAGAAAAATAGAAAAGGACCTGGATGTCCAGGCTGTTTTTGAAACCATGAATAACCGTGGAAAACCGTTGACCATTTTAGAAAGGTTAAAGAACAGACTCATCTATCTTAATGAAAAATTAACTCAACCCGATGAGGATAGAAATAAATTAAGAAAGGATATCAATACTGCCTGGGGAAAAATTTACGATGCTTTAGCTCAGGATTCAGAAAATTACCTGGACGAAGATGAGTTCTTATCAGGTCATTTATCTCTTTATCGGAGACCTAAGGATTCCGTTTTTTCCGAAAAGTCAGCTGAAGAAAAAGTTTTTCAGATGTTTTGTAATAAATCTGAAAAGTATGAACTAGATGAATCTGAAACTAAGGAAACAAAGGTTTCTCATAAAAAAATAAGTGATTATATTTTTAAGTTGTCTGACCTCGCTCCCATCTGGTATGAGATTCACAACTCTAAAGATCCTGTTATTCATAAAATATTGATTCTGAACAGAAGTAAAGAAATTAAAATCCTTCTGGCCACACTTCTTTATAAAGTTAAAGATCAAGTAGAGCTTTCTGATATTTTAAGTGATCTTGAAAAGCTGTTATTTAAAAATCGTATTCCCGGAATCTGGATCATGGATGAAAGAAATACGGCAAGCTGGGCAAGAAAGTTGTACAATGAAAACATCAGTTTTAATACCGTATTATCTGAGGTTCGGGCTGAGATGCAAAACTACCTTAACAGCGAAGTTGTCAATCAGAACATCGTGAATTCATTTAAATCCTTATACACCTATGTCAAGGGAGCCAAAGGTTTTCACCGTTGGGGTTATCTGAAATATTTCCTTTTTGAATATGAACATGAATTAAAAGTGAAATTTAAAGAGTCCAATGATAAGGTATTATTGTCTGATTATCATGAAACAACGATTGAACACGTCATTCCACAACATTATTCTGATTACTGGCTGGAACCGGTTCAAGAAGTAAGTGACAGATTTGAAACCGAAGATGAAAAATATTTTGCGAAGAAAATCTTCCTTAATTCCCTTGGAAATCTTACGATTCTGAAAAACGGTAAAAACGCTTCATTGGGGAATAGTTCATGGGACATTAAAAAGAATCGATTCAGTACGGGCTCATACAATGAAATTGATATCAGTAGAAACATCAACTGGACAGAAAATGAAACCTACGCCCGTGGAATGGAATTACTCGCCTTTCTTGAGAAAAAAACTCCAGGATTGTCTTTATCAGACAGCGAAAAGCATGAAATACTGGTCTATGAAAAAAAGAGATTACTGTAATCTAAAAAAACAAAAGCATCTTTTAGGAACTTCCGAAAGGTGCTTTTTCTTTGCTTCCTATTCTTCTACAAGCCAAATAGTGAACATTATTTCTTTGAACTTTTCCTTTGAGAGGCTGATCCAATAAGTTTTCTTACGTAGTTATCCAATTCTTTTGATTCATAGAAACTTAAACAGTCGCAAAATATTATATTCTTATTACCAGATTCGAAATGTAGATTATTATCCCGAGAATAGTATTTTGATGTCTGGCTTGTAGTAAAATTATTAATTTTAGTAGTCAGTTCTTCATTTTCAAAAAAGTTACCATCTATTGCTATTTGAGTTGCAGAAGCATCTTTAAATTTATTATAAAATGCAGAATCAATAGCAGAATAATTACCTACTAAGCAGTAATTAAAGGCTAATTTTTTCAAGTTAGTAACTTTATTTTGACTAAATACTCCGATTGGAAGTATGAGTACCAATAATAGAAATTTTATTTTAATTCCCATATTCTTATTCTATTTGTTTGTATAAAATCTAGCTCACCCTTTCTGTTTATGGTTGGATAAAACATATGAAAATAATACTTTGAACTTGTAGAATCATCGTGTTCTGCACCACCAGGGTATATCAAATGTTGTTTATCCCATAACGTAAAATGACCTGAAGCATTGGTCCAGCCGGATACATCAAAAGTTATTATTCCTTTAGTATTATAAATTACAGACCACTCAGCTTGTGAAATCTTTTTTTATTATTCCACATTTGTGTCCATTCTGATTGCGTAAGATTATTTTTCTTTCTCAAATTAACTGGCATTTCAAGCCTATCCAATTTTATATCAATTTCTGGTGTTCCTAAATGTTCAGCCAAATATGGAGCTAACTCGCGTACTCTATACCAATAGTTCAATTTATCATCTCCTATATGGACTCCACCTTCCCCTCCTTTCGATCTATATTTTGAATTATTGTACGGCAACTTAAATCCACTATAATTCAACCCCTTACTCATTCTAAATGCACAAGTGTTTTCCCAGCTATTTCTTGTTTTTGGATCATTATAATAATTTATTAATTTATTACCTATGTCATTATATAATTTAACCACATTAATAGATGTATCTGGATAATTTTTAATCATATCTCTCCAGCTTGGTCTTAAAATCTGAACAGGTCTGGTCTGTTTATTTCCACTTGTAGCTATAAACCCCCTTCGTTGTTCAAGAAATATAGGCATAAAATTATTAATTCTCATACTGATGTGTTTTTTTATATTATATCACTAAAGTTAGATAAAAATAAAATATCTCCGGTGTATGCTATAAAATATTTTAAAATTAAACACCAAATAGTATAATATGGCTCAACTTAAATAAAAAAACCGGCCGCTGAGATTCCTCAGCGGCCGCTTCTTGAAAATAGATATAATGAGTGTATTAATCCCGGATGATCATTTTTTTGGAGTCTGTTTGTTTTCCGTTGACGGTCATTTTGTAGATATAGTTTCCGGAAGGAAGGTCATTTTTTGAAATACGTACCGATCCGTTTCCTTTTTCATAGAGGGAAATCGTTTTGACCAGCTGGCCAGACATGCTGTACACCTCCACAGAGGCTGCACGGGCATTTTCCGGCAGGTAATAACGGATGACCGTTTCATTTTTAGCAGGATTGGGAGTATTCTGAAACAATACCGGAATATCTGAAGTAGAGGTACTATTTCTGTTTAACAACAATTGCTTTAAGTCTTCTACAGTTTCTTCAAGGCTTTTAACACGGTCTTTCAGTTCTTCTATGGTTTCTTCACTATGAGCTGTTCTGCTTAACGGGGTACTGGAAACCATTACGTTTCCGTCATTATCTACCACCAAACCGCGTCCGCTTCCTGTGGGTAACCCCTGGTGCCTTACCGTACCTACGGTATGAAAATTCGCGGTAGGAGTTATCGTACGGATTCCTACACTCTGATCTTTGATCAGCATGGTGGACGTTGCAGACATCCCCAACATAATAGATTGCGGAATAGCATTGGTTAATTTCGCGCTGCCGGTTCCTGCTCCGATCACGAATGAACGGTTTCCTGTGGCAATCAGATCAATTCCAAAACCTCCGGAATACACATCAGCCAGGTCAATTCCTACTCCGAGCGCAAA encodes the following:
- a CDS encoding AAA family ATPase — protein: MINSITLKAIATYDPLDGAIIDNLKRVNFLYGTNGCGKTTLSNFLQEPDNTKFINCKISWRDNQKIKTLVYNKTFREHNFGKGKINGIFTLGQATTDEIKVIEEKTEQLKKLKEDGTKIYETLNSQTGKKIKIEKEFTDYCWKKIYKKYERNFKGAFVGSMKSGELFKERVLKEFSNNKAKLENIELLTEKANTIFGDTPQTILPIKNSNYTNILSIENNSIWTKIIVGKANVDIAALIQKLNINDWVNEGRNYIQKDEQCPFCQQPTITETFKIQLESFFDDTYLNDLKKIKELKQEYNINNQNIINELNTIEIDHKNLKTSKLDINKFSAYLKTLISQNTTNNELLNNKIKEPSRKIELISLKEQLDLIKELIDNANTEIQKHNKIVENYNSEKDNLIQEIWKYLIEESIDDLIKYNSDINGIDKGILALQTKLDSKLGEYNTLKNEIIDLSKNVTSIKPTVDEINRLLKAYGFLNFKIVPATEDGFYQIQRENGEIAETTLSEGEITFLTFLYYLQLAKGGHNENTINDERILVIDDPISSLDSNILFVVSSLIKEILKEVRNGIGNIKQVIILTHNIYFHKEASFEGINRGKGEKNQYYILRKINSITKVYSYSDINPITSSYELLWNEIKDYQKNSGITVQNAMRRVIENYFSILGNKRDETLLSKFFNPQEKEIFRSLLSWINEGSHTLPDDLYVELPDQSIETYLKVFKEIFIHTHNIGHYNMMMGVEEQQAILVDKD
- a CDS encoding helix-turn-helix transcriptional regulator, yielding MEHKIHQGRNVKRFREMLGIKQEALALDLGDDWNQKKVSLLEQKEIIEDPLLKRISEVLKIPVEAFRNFDEEQAVNIISNTFGEHAFSNSFNYGTINFHPIEKIVQLHDEKIALYERMLKEKDEMMVRLERLIEKG
- a CDS encoding DUF262 domain-containing protein encodes the protein MGAINLNRVFSEGFFRIPDYQRGYSWNDKQLSELWDDIDEIQEERGELKKHYTGTIFLEKTKANDAEKWISDDIFYVVDGQQRLTTLSILLFVLIESSDKGYADKRKEFWVEQFLYQENQSGNSKVYKFGYQESDKNYKFLYQNIFEDKNELSDSSVINLYAKNLLAAKNFSMIKLRILAMKKEILFSEK
- a CDS encoding HNH endonuclease, with protein sequence MFDIRKIEKDLDVQAVFETMNNRGKPLTILERLKNRLIYLNEKLTQPDEDRNKLRKDINTAWGKIYDALAQDSENYLDEDEFLSGHLSLYRRPKDSVFSEKSAEEKVFQMFCNKSEKYELDESETKETKVSHKKISDYIFKLSDLAPIWYEIHNSKDPVIHKILILNRSKEIKILLATLLYKVKDQVELSDILSDLEKLLFKNRIPGIWIMDERNTASWARKLYNENISFNTVLSEVRAEMQNYLNSEVVNQNIVNSFKSLYTYVKGAKGFHRWGYLKYFLFEYEHELKVKFKESNDKVLLSDYHETTIEHVIPQHYSDYWLEPVQEVSDRFETEDEKYFAKKIFLNSLGNLTILKNGKNASLGNSSWDIKKNRFSTGSYNEIDISRNINWTENETYARGMELLAFLEKKTPGLSLSDSEKHEILVYEKKRLL
- a CDS encoding T9SS type A sorting domain-containing protein, which produces MKTQFYLMRAGIVVILSLSGALGAQQWNINGNSGIAPVNYVGTVDPRPLYLRVNGASSNPGQAILNEAGSFIVETTNNSNVAKTKGSIVIGISNILGAQANSSLVSGWENDLSNGGGANIIAGQANTVVNGAGKSVALGWKNTIRNHNQFALGVGIDLADVYSGGFGIDLIATGNRSFVIGAGTGSAKLTNAIPQSIMLGMSATSTMLIKDQSVGIRTITPTANFHTVGTVRHQGLPTGSGRGLVVDNDGNVMVSSTPLSRTAHSEETIEELKDRVKSLEETVEDLKQLLLNRNSTSTSDIPVLFQNTPNPAKNETVIRYYLPENARAASVEVYSMSGQLVKTISLYEKGNGSVRISKNDLPSGNYIYKMTVNGKQTDSKKMIIRD